The Falco peregrinus isolate bFalPer1 chromosome 1, bFalPer1.pri, whole genome shotgun sequence genome has a window encoding:
- the PPM1A gene encoding protein phosphatase 1A isoform X5, whose translation MGAFLDKPKMEKHNAQGQGNGLRYGLSSMQGWRVEMEDAHTAVIGLPNGLDGWSFFAVYDGHAGSQVAKYCCEHLLDHITSNQDFKGPDGPPSVESVKSGIRTGFLQIDEHMRVISEKKHGADRSGSTAVGVMISPQHTYFINCGDSRGLLCRNRKVHFFTQDHKPSNPLEKERIQNAGGSVMIQRVNGSLAVSRALGDFDYKCVHGKGPTEQLVSPEPEVYEIERSEEDDQFIILACDGIWDVMGNEELCDFVRSRLEVTDDLEKVCNEIVDTCLYKGSRDNMSVILICFPNAPKVSPEAVKREAELDKYLESRVEDGV comes from the exons ATGGGAGCATTTTTAGACAAGCCAAAGATGGAGAAGCATAATGCCCAGGGGCAAGGGAATGGGCTTCGTTACGGTCTGAGCAGTATGCAGGGCTGGCGAGTTGAAATGGAGGATGCACATACAGCTGTGATTGGTTTGCCAAATGGACTCGATGGATGGTCATTTTTTGCTGTATATGATGGGCACGCTGGATCACAGGTTGCCAAGTACTGCTGTGAGCATTTATTAGATCACATAACGAGCAACCAGGATTTTAAAGGACCAGATGGGCCACCATCTGTGGAAAGTGTAAAGAGTGGCATCAGAACAGGTTTTCTGCAAATTGATGAACACATGAGAGTCATCTCTGAGAAGAAACATGGTGCAGACAGAAGTGGGTCAACAGCTGTGGGTGTCATGATTTCTCCCCAACATACATACTTCATCAACTGTGGAGACTCGAGAGGTTTACTTTGTAGAAACAGGAAGGTTCACTTCTTCACACAGGATCACAAACCAAGTAATCCACTGGAGAAAGAGCGTATACAGAATGCAGGTGGCTCTGTAATGATTCAGCGTGTAAATGGCTCTCTTGCTGTCTCAAGGGCACTTGGGGACTTTGATTACAAATGTGTCCATGGGAAAGGTCCTACAGAACAGCTGGTCTCACCTGAGCCTGAAGTTTATGAAATTGAGAGATCGGAAGAAGATGATCAATTCATCATACTGGCTTGCGATGGTATCTGGGATGTTATGGGAAATGAAGAGCTGTGTGACTTTGTAAGATCCAGACTTGAAGTCACTGATGACCTTGAGAAAGTTTGCAATGAGATAGTTGACACCTGCTTGTACAAG GGAAGTCGAGACAACATGAGTGTGATATTGATCTGTTTTCCGAATGCACCAAAGGTATCACCAGAGGCGGTGAAAAGAGAGGCAGAGTTGGACAAGTACCTGGAAAGCAGAGTAGAAG ACGGAGTGTGA
- the PPM1A gene encoding protein phosphatase 1A isoform X1 gives MGAFLDKPKMEKHNAQGQGNGLRYGLSSMQGWRVEMEDAHTAVIGLPNGLDGWSFFAVYDGHAGSQVAKYCCEHLLDHITSNQDFKGPDGPPSVESVKSGIRTGFLQIDEHMRVISEKKHGADRSGSTAVGVMISPQHTYFINCGDSRGLLCRNRKVHFFTQDHKPSNPLEKERIQNAGGSVMIQRVNGSLAVSRALGDFDYKCVHGKGPTEQLVSPEPEVYEIERSEEDDQFIILACDGIWDVMGNEELCDFVRSRLEVTDDLEKVCNEIVDTCLYKGSRDNMSVILICFPNAPKVSPEAVKREAELDKYLESRVEEIIKKQGEGVPDLVHVMRTLATESIPNLPPGGELASKRSVIEAVYNRLNPYRNDDTVSILSHTLSFPLPQLF, from the exons ATGGGAGCATTTTTAGACAAGCCAAAGATGGAGAAGCATAATGCCCAGGGGCAAGGGAATGGGCTTCGTTACGGTCTGAGCAGTATGCAGGGCTGGCGAGTTGAAATGGAGGATGCACATACAGCTGTGATTGGTTTGCCAAATGGACTCGATGGATGGTCATTTTTTGCTGTATATGATGGGCACGCTGGATCACAGGTTGCCAAGTACTGCTGTGAGCATTTATTAGATCACATAACGAGCAACCAGGATTTTAAAGGACCAGATGGGCCACCATCTGTGGAAAGTGTAAAGAGTGGCATCAGAACAGGTTTTCTGCAAATTGATGAACACATGAGAGTCATCTCTGAGAAGAAACATGGTGCAGACAGAAGTGGGTCAACAGCTGTGGGTGTCATGATTTCTCCCCAACATACATACTTCATCAACTGTGGAGACTCGAGAGGTTTACTTTGTAGAAACAGGAAGGTTCACTTCTTCACACAGGATCACAAACCAAGTAATCCACTGGAGAAAGAGCGTATACAGAATGCAGGTGGCTCTGTAATGATTCAGCGTGTAAATGGCTCTCTTGCTGTCTCAAGGGCACTTGGGGACTTTGATTACAAATGTGTCCATGGGAAAGGTCCTACAGAACAGCTGGTCTCACCTGAGCCTGAAGTTTATGAAATTGAGAGATCGGAAGAAGATGATCAATTCATCATACTGGCTTGCGATGGTATCTGGGATGTTATGGGAAATGAAGAGCTGTGTGACTTTGTAAGATCCAGACTTGAAGTCACTGATGACCTTGAGAAAGTTTGCAATGAGATAGTTGACACCTGCTTGTACAAG GGAAGTCGAGACAACATGAGTGTGATATTGATCTGTTTTCCGAATGCACCAAAGGTATCACCAGAGGCGGTGAAAAGAGAGGCAGAGTTGGACAAGTACCTGGAAAGCAGAGTAGAAG AGATCATAAAGAAGCAGGGTGAAGGAGTCCCAGACTTAGTCCACGTGATGCGTACGTTAGCAACTGAGAGCATCCCAAACCTCCCACCGGGGGGGGAGTTGGCAAGCAA ACGGAGTGTGATTGAAGCTGTTTATAACAGACTGAACCCCTACAGGAATGATGATACTGTAAGTATCCTTTCTCATACATTATCTTTCCCCCTACCCCAATTATTTTAG
- the PPM1A gene encoding protein phosphatase 1A isoform X3: MGAFLDKPKMEKHNAQGQGNGLRYGLSSMQGWRVEMEDAHTAVIGLPNGLDGWSFFAVYDGHAGSQVAKYCCEHLLDHITSNQDFKGPDGPPSVESVKSGIRTGFLQIDEHMRVISEKKHGADRSGSTAVGVMISPQHTYFINCGDSRGLLCRNRKVHFFTQDHKPSNPLEKERIQNAGGSVMIQRVNGSLAVSRALGDFDYKCVHGKGPTEQLVSPEPEVYEIERSEEDDQFIILACDGIWDVMGNEELCDFVRSRLEVTDDLEKVCNEIVDTCLYKGSRDNMSVILICFPNAPKVSPEAVKREAELDKYLESRVEEIIKKQGEGVPDLVHVMRTLATESIPNLPPGGELASKRSVIEAVYNRLNPYRNDDTDSASTDDMW; the protein is encoded by the exons ATGGGAGCATTTTTAGACAAGCCAAAGATGGAGAAGCATAATGCCCAGGGGCAAGGGAATGGGCTTCGTTACGGTCTGAGCAGTATGCAGGGCTGGCGAGTTGAAATGGAGGATGCACATACAGCTGTGATTGGTTTGCCAAATGGACTCGATGGATGGTCATTTTTTGCTGTATATGATGGGCACGCTGGATCACAGGTTGCCAAGTACTGCTGTGAGCATTTATTAGATCACATAACGAGCAACCAGGATTTTAAAGGACCAGATGGGCCACCATCTGTGGAAAGTGTAAAGAGTGGCATCAGAACAGGTTTTCTGCAAATTGATGAACACATGAGAGTCATCTCTGAGAAGAAACATGGTGCAGACAGAAGTGGGTCAACAGCTGTGGGTGTCATGATTTCTCCCCAACATACATACTTCATCAACTGTGGAGACTCGAGAGGTTTACTTTGTAGAAACAGGAAGGTTCACTTCTTCACACAGGATCACAAACCAAGTAATCCACTGGAGAAAGAGCGTATACAGAATGCAGGTGGCTCTGTAATGATTCAGCGTGTAAATGGCTCTCTTGCTGTCTCAAGGGCACTTGGGGACTTTGATTACAAATGTGTCCATGGGAAAGGTCCTACAGAACAGCTGGTCTCACCTGAGCCTGAAGTTTATGAAATTGAGAGATCGGAAGAAGATGATCAATTCATCATACTGGCTTGCGATGGTATCTGGGATGTTATGGGAAATGAAGAGCTGTGTGACTTTGTAAGATCCAGACTTGAAGTCACTGATGACCTTGAGAAAGTTTGCAATGAGATAGTTGACACCTGCTTGTACAAG GGAAGTCGAGACAACATGAGTGTGATATTGATCTGTTTTCCGAATGCACCAAAGGTATCACCAGAGGCGGTGAAAAGAGAGGCAGAGTTGGACAAGTACCTGGAAAGCAGAGTAGAAG AGATCATAAAGAAGCAGGGTGAAGGAGTCCCAGACTTAGTCCACGTGATGCGTACGTTAGCAACTGAGAGCATCCCAAACCTCCCACCGGGGGGGGAGTTGGCAAGCAA ACGGAGTGTGATTGAAGCTGTTTATAACAGACTGAACCCCTACAGGAATGATGATACT
- the PPM1A gene encoding protein phosphatase 1A isoform X2 translates to MGAFLDKPKMEKHNAQGQGNGLRYGLSSMQGWRVEMEDAHTAVIGLPNGLDGWSFFAVYDGHAGSQVAKYCCEHLLDHITSNQDFKGPDGPPSVESVKSGIRTGFLQIDEHMRVISEKKHGADRSGSTAVGVMISPQHTYFINCGDSRGLLCRNRKVHFFTQDHKPSNPLEKERIQNAGGSVMIQRVNGSLAVSRALGDFDYKCVHGKGPTEQLVSPEPEVYEIERSEEDDQFIILACDGIWDVMGNEELCDFVRSRLEVTDDLEKVCNEIVDTCLYKGSRDNMSVILICFPNAPKVSPEAVKREAELDKYLESRVEEIIKKQGEGVPDLVHVMRTLATESIPNLPPGGELASKRSVIEAVYNRLNPYRNDDTSGLSRNHCNYGHSRL, encoded by the exons ATGGGAGCATTTTTAGACAAGCCAAAGATGGAGAAGCATAATGCCCAGGGGCAAGGGAATGGGCTTCGTTACGGTCTGAGCAGTATGCAGGGCTGGCGAGTTGAAATGGAGGATGCACATACAGCTGTGATTGGTTTGCCAAATGGACTCGATGGATGGTCATTTTTTGCTGTATATGATGGGCACGCTGGATCACAGGTTGCCAAGTACTGCTGTGAGCATTTATTAGATCACATAACGAGCAACCAGGATTTTAAAGGACCAGATGGGCCACCATCTGTGGAAAGTGTAAAGAGTGGCATCAGAACAGGTTTTCTGCAAATTGATGAACACATGAGAGTCATCTCTGAGAAGAAACATGGTGCAGACAGAAGTGGGTCAACAGCTGTGGGTGTCATGATTTCTCCCCAACATACATACTTCATCAACTGTGGAGACTCGAGAGGTTTACTTTGTAGAAACAGGAAGGTTCACTTCTTCACACAGGATCACAAACCAAGTAATCCACTGGAGAAAGAGCGTATACAGAATGCAGGTGGCTCTGTAATGATTCAGCGTGTAAATGGCTCTCTTGCTGTCTCAAGGGCACTTGGGGACTTTGATTACAAATGTGTCCATGGGAAAGGTCCTACAGAACAGCTGGTCTCACCTGAGCCTGAAGTTTATGAAATTGAGAGATCGGAAGAAGATGATCAATTCATCATACTGGCTTGCGATGGTATCTGGGATGTTATGGGAAATGAAGAGCTGTGTGACTTTGTAAGATCCAGACTTGAAGTCACTGATGACCTTGAGAAAGTTTGCAATGAGATAGTTGACACCTGCTTGTACAAG GGAAGTCGAGACAACATGAGTGTGATATTGATCTGTTTTCCGAATGCACCAAAGGTATCACCAGAGGCGGTGAAAAGAGAGGCAGAGTTGGACAAGTACCTGGAAAGCAGAGTAGAAG AGATCATAAAGAAGCAGGGTGAAGGAGTCCCAGACTTAGTCCACGTGATGCGTACGTTAGCAACTGAGAGCATCCCAAACCTCCCACCGGGGGGGGAGTTGGCAAGCAA ACGGAGTGTGATTGAAGCTGTTTATAACAGACTGAACCCCTACAGGAATGATGATACT
- the PPM1A gene encoding protein phosphatase 1A isoform X4, producing the protein MGAFLDKPKMEKHNAQGQGNGLRYGLSSMQGWRVEMEDAHTAVIGLPNGLDGWSFFAVYDGHAGSQVAKYCCEHLLDHITSNQDFKGPDGPPSVESVKSGIRTGFLQIDEHMRVISEKKHGADRSGSTAVGVMISPQHTYFINCGDSRGLLCRNRKVHFFTQDHKPSNPLEKERIQNAGGSVMIQRVNGSLAVSRALGDFDYKCVHGKGPTEQLVSPEPEVYEIERSEEDDQFIILACDGIWDVMGNEELCDFVRSRLEVTDDLEKVCNEIVDTCLYKGSRDNMSVILICFPNAPKVSPEAVKREAELDKYLESRVEEIIKKQGEGVPDLVHVMRTLATESIPNLPPGGELASKRSVIEAVYNRLNPYRNDDTFGFS; encoded by the exons ATGGGAGCATTTTTAGACAAGCCAAAGATGGAGAAGCATAATGCCCAGGGGCAAGGGAATGGGCTTCGTTACGGTCTGAGCAGTATGCAGGGCTGGCGAGTTGAAATGGAGGATGCACATACAGCTGTGATTGGTTTGCCAAATGGACTCGATGGATGGTCATTTTTTGCTGTATATGATGGGCACGCTGGATCACAGGTTGCCAAGTACTGCTGTGAGCATTTATTAGATCACATAACGAGCAACCAGGATTTTAAAGGACCAGATGGGCCACCATCTGTGGAAAGTGTAAAGAGTGGCATCAGAACAGGTTTTCTGCAAATTGATGAACACATGAGAGTCATCTCTGAGAAGAAACATGGTGCAGACAGAAGTGGGTCAACAGCTGTGGGTGTCATGATTTCTCCCCAACATACATACTTCATCAACTGTGGAGACTCGAGAGGTTTACTTTGTAGAAACAGGAAGGTTCACTTCTTCACACAGGATCACAAACCAAGTAATCCACTGGAGAAAGAGCGTATACAGAATGCAGGTGGCTCTGTAATGATTCAGCGTGTAAATGGCTCTCTTGCTGTCTCAAGGGCACTTGGGGACTTTGATTACAAATGTGTCCATGGGAAAGGTCCTACAGAACAGCTGGTCTCACCTGAGCCTGAAGTTTATGAAATTGAGAGATCGGAAGAAGATGATCAATTCATCATACTGGCTTGCGATGGTATCTGGGATGTTATGGGAAATGAAGAGCTGTGTGACTTTGTAAGATCCAGACTTGAAGTCACTGATGACCTTGAGAAAGTTTGCAATGAGATAGTTGACACCTGCTTGTACAAG GGAAGTCGAGACAACATGAGTGTGATATTGATCTGTTTTCCGAATGCACCAAAGGTATCACCAGAGGCGGTGAAAAGAGAGGCAGAGTTGGACAAGTACCTGGAAAGCAGAGTAGAAG AGATCATAAAGAAGCAGGGTGAAGGAGTCCCAGACTTAGTCCACGTGATGCGTACGTTAGCAACTGAGAGCATCCCAAACCTCCCACCGGGGGGGGAGTTGGCAAGCAA ACGGAGTGTGATTGAAGCTGTTTATAACAGACTGAACCCCTACAGGAATGATGATACT